The stretch of DNA ATTTTCTTCGGCTAGGCTCCACCTTTTTGGTCGTGGCCGGAGAACTCAAAAATGAGAACCGGCCCGACGAAAGACTTTTGGATCTTGTTGTCCAGGCCTACAGGGAAGAGGTGAACTAAATATGCCTAGGGGCACGAACTTTGCAGATTACTTCAGGGATTCCATGCAGGACCCTGAGGAGCGGCGGCTCTACCGGGAGGTTTTGGAAGAGGAACTGCCTGAGCTTTTGGTCCACTTGCGGGAGAAGCGGGGGCTCACACAAGAGAAGCTAGCCAAGCGCCTTGGGGTGTCCCGCAGCCGCGTGAGCCAGCTGGAGACTACCGGGGGGCTTTCCCTCACCTTGGAAACCCTGGCCCGGTACGCCCTGGCTTTGGGCCTTTCCTTGCGGCTTGAGTTTGC from Thermus brockianus encodes:
- a CDS encoding helix-turn-helix domain-containing protein: MPRGTNFADYFRDSMQDPEERRLYREVLEEELPELLVHLREKRGLTQEKLAKRLGVSRSRVSQLETTGGLSLTLETLARYALALGLSLRLEFADENGEVLARYSLSPDEPLESTAAGWTNVDISPLSLSWDETPIRTCAA